A part of Betaproteobacteria bacterium genomic DNA contains:
- a CDS encoding AAC(3) family N-acetyltransferase: MASAGKLKTSIKDLLARTVWSYDGEALARTLARMGVVPGDTLMVHSSWLAHNGFRGKASDAVVSLKRVVGPSGLLVMPSLPYHNMSTAEYLAKARPMNVRKTPSMMGMLSEAFRRSDGVRRSLSPTHPLVAWGADRDAFLEHHERTDEPFGRLSPFARLVDRNAWILGVDTPFSSFTFTHYVEAATANALPFAFYDPEPLSAVTIGYEGERIDCAVKVISARANRARREERLISELEAAGALVRQRVGNTGLILVRARSVLDAAERLVARGTHFFEIRDM; this comes from the coding sequence ATGGCCTCCGCCGGTAAGCTGAAGACCTCCATCAAGGACCTGCTGGCTCGAACGGTATGGTCCTATGACGGGGAGGCTCTCGCGCGCACGCTTGCACGAATGGGAGTCGTGCCGGGAGACACGCTCATGGTGCATTCGTCCTGGCTCGCCCACAACGGATTCCGCGGCAAGGCCTCCGATGCCGTGGTTTCGCTGAAACGCGTCGTCGGCCCGTCCGGCCTTCTTGTCATGCCTTCCCTGCCGTACCACAACATGAGCACGGCGGAGTATCTGGCCAAGGCACGGCCCATGAACGTCCGCAAGACGCCCTCGATGATGGGCATGCTGTCGGAAGCATTCCGCCGCAGCGATGGCGTGCGCCGGAGTCTCTCACCGACTCATCCGCTCGTCGCCTGGGGAGCCGATCGGGACGCTTTCCTCGAGCATCACGAACGTACGGACGAACCCTTCGGCCGCCTGTCTCCCTTCGCCCGCCTTGTGGATCGGAATGCCTGGATCCTGGGTGTCGACACTCCTTTCTCCAGCTTTACCTTCACTCACTACGTCGAAGCCGCGACCGCGAACGCGCTTCCCTTCGCGTTCTACGATCCCGAGCCGCTCTCCGCGGTAACGATCGGATATGAGGGCGAGAGGATCGACTGCGCGGTCAAGGTGATCAGTGCCCGGGCAAATCGAGCCCGGCGCGAAGAGAGGTTGATCTCCGAGCTGGAAGCCGCCGGCGCACTCGTGCGTCAGCGCGTGGGCAACACCGGCTTGATCCTTGTCCGGGCCCGAAGCGTTCTCGACGCGGCAGAACGCCTGGTAGCTCGCGGTACCCATTTCTTCGAGATTCGCGACATGTAG
- a CDS encoding glycosyltransferase translates to MATIVVVDPFNRSASHAPFNSAFLEVVRAAYPDDRLIFAAEPGHLEAVAELVDDSIDTETVAIEPAPRTAGFWSRLPREIKNLRIALNRCPEGPIVLIVCDITPATLYAIRWVLGSWSRRVRTALCILHSNANEIVAWRARNPLTRLRQLREAILRTLHPNLHYLVLEEVIRKTLLRELPELAGALHGLAHPIASSEPAAYAGLVAPGQCEPPVQVCFLGAATERKGFGTFLRIARRVASGSDGAIRFHALGWRPESEPDEDLGVLTTLPQTTYLPREEFRRKLARMHYVVLTLPPEIYGLSASGTLMDAIAAGKPVLALRARMLEEIFNSTNEPAGFLFDSEADLAGYLLSLYRIEGLSETWLRQAAAMRTLRATRMSSELASELKRILSRR, encoded by the coding sequence ATGGCTACGATCGTCGTCGTCGATCCATTCAACAGAAGTGCATCGCATGCACCGTTCAACTCCGCTTTTCTGGAGGTCGTGCGGGCGGCATATCCCGACGACAGGCTGATATTCGCCGCTGAACCAGGTCATCTCGAGGCAGTTGCCGAACTCGTCGACGATTCGATCGATACCGAGACAGTTGCCATAGAACCGGCTCCACGCACGGCCGGCTTCTGGAGCCGCCTACCGCGGGAGATCAAGAATCTGAGGATCGCATTGAACCGGTGTCCGGAGGGTCCGATCGTGCTGATCGTTTGCGACATCACTCCTGCGACCCTGTACGCCATCCGATGGGTGCTGGGATCCTGGAGCAGGAGGGTTCGGACCGCCCTCTGCATCCTCCATAGCAATGCCAACGAAATCGTGGCGTGGCGTGCTCGCAATCCCCTCACCCGGCTGCGCCAGCTGCGCGAAGCGATCCTGCGTACTCTGCATCCCAACCTTCACTACCTCGTGCTGGAAGAGGTCATCCGCAAGACACTGCTGCGGGAACTCCCGGAACTCGCCGGAGCACTTCACGGGCTTGCCCATCCCATCGCGTCCAGCGAACCCGCCGCCTACGCGGGACTGGTGGCTCCTGGACAGTGCGAACCCCCGGTGCAGGTCTGTTTCCTAGGAGCAGCCACGGAAAGGAAGGGCTTCGGAACATTTCTGAGGATCGCCAGGCGCGTGGCATCCGGCTCTGATGGCGCCATCCGATTTCATGCACTTGGGTGGAGGCCAGAATCCGAGCCCGACGAAGATCTCGGCGTGTTGACCACGTTGCCGCAGACCACCTATCTGCCCCGGGAAGAGTTCCGGCGCAAGCTCGCCCGTATGCACTATGTGGTGCTCACGCTGCCGCCGGAAATCTACGGCCTTTCCGCGAGCGGCACGCTGATGGACGCCATTGCCGCTGGAAAGCCTGTGCTGGCACTGCGCGCGAGAATGCTGGAAGAGATATTCAACTCGACGAATGAACCCGCGGGCTTCCTCTTCGACAGCGAAGCCGACTTGGCCGGGTACCTCTTGTCCCTCTATAGGATCGAAGGCCTGAGCGAAACCTGGCTTCGGCAGGCTGCCGCAATGCGAACACTTCGGGCAACACGCATGTCGAGCGAACTTGCGTCCGAGCTCAAGAGGATCCTCTCGAGGCGGTAG
- a CDS encoding glycosyltransferase family 2 protein, with the protein MDDTLSIVIPAYRAAYLATALDSLADQTDKRFQVIVGDDASPDDIRSICSLYSPALDLTYHRFRENKGATSLTAQWDRCVDLSSGAWVLLLGDDDAIDPEFVAAFRRTLKETNASFDVYRFQSRWIDADGKTTRVSDPPPLEEQWFQYLAERFRDRRFTFTCDHVFSRESYRRAGGFVDFPLAWCSDDASWIAFSARTGFRTVPGPLASWRRSGLNISSDIPQLRRTKLISMSLFLDWLGQRMRSGDLRCQSDREQLLSLGVAWFFDRYWTGPSPLSLSECFRVGKRLSTFAPKMSLRIHLRLLRHYL; encoded by the coding sequence ATGGATGACACCCTGAGTATCGTCATCCCGGCTTACCGTGCGGCCTATCTCGCGACCGCACTGGATTCTCTGGCGGACCAGACAGACAAACGCTTTCAGGTGATTGTTGGTGACGACGCGAGTCCTGACGATATCCGATCGATTTGCAGCCTCTACTCGCCGGCTCTCGATCTCACCTATCATCGCTTTCGAGAGAACAAGGGAGCAACCTCTCTCACCGCCCAGTGGGATCGGTGCGTCGACCTCAGCTCAGGCGCGTGGGTTCTCCTCCTGGGCGATGACGATGCCATCGACCCGGAATTCGTAGCGGCATTCAGGAGAACGCTCAAGGAGACGAACGCATCGTTCGACGTCTATCGGTTCCAGTCCCGCTGGATCGATGCAGACGGAAAGACGACCCGGGTGAGCGATCCTCCTCCCTTGGAGGAGCAGTGGTTCCAGTACCTGGCAGAGCGGTTTCGTGACCGACGTTTCACTTTCACATGCGATCACGTCTTTTCCAGAGAATCCTATCGCCGCGCAGGAGGGTTCGTGGATTTCCCTCTTGCCTGGTGTTCCGATGACGCCTCATGGATCGCCTTTTCGGCCCGCACAGGTTTTCGGACCGTTCCCGGGCCACTGGCATCGTGGCGACGTAGCGGTCTGAACATCTCGAGCGACATACCGCAACTCAGACGCACCAAACTGATTTCGATGAGCTTGTTCCTCGATTGGCTGGGCCAGCGGATGCGAAGCGGAGATCTGCGGTGCCAGTCGGACAGGGAACAGCTTCTCTCGCTTGGTGTCGCGTGGTTCTTCGACCGCTATTGGACCGGGCCCAGCCCGCTGTCCCTGTCCGAGTGCTTCAGAGTGGGCAAAAGGCTGTCGACGTTCGCGCCTAAGATGTCCCTGCGCATTCATCTACGACTTCTGAGGCACTATCTATGA
- a CDS encoding glycosyltransferase: MTEGRKTLLVVAGEFPPLKTIGRIRTVKFVEHLRAHGWDSVVLTLDPSGREPNYDPRLNGEIPEGVTLERAPFVDVEVQIADAVKRMLGRGPVQQATSNLMTGAPPSESVAATVASPPKSPGGLIHRAHAFTRTLLKNFVYIPDDYRPWANQALERARAICRRQKIDAIYTTLPPFSSIFVGHQLRFETGIPWLVDYRDLWYGDVLREWLPAWRTKLEFRMESRLLERADVVITVSEPKTAYMQKLHPRIRARWETLTNGYDVELYGGRQRTRPFDDAKIEFVYTGRLFKNRRGYAFAEALGRLKRTDPSLAARVKVRILGGVEPSIRARYDEILARDGTADLYEFAGDVDYESAMSAQVNCDFLLLIVDTGETSDGVIPGKLFEYVAARRPIFALCDPGATQQIIERAGLGHAVHAESVDECEVLLRDWLSKPVPRVAKADDDYLAQFDRKVITGRFARLLDETVASAGRGQAL; the protein is encoded by the coding sequence ATGACGGAAGGCCGCAAGACGCTGCTTGTGGTCGCCGGGGAGTTTCCGCCGCTCAAGACGATCGGCCGGATCCGCACCGTGAAGTTCGTGGAGCACCTGCGGGCGCACGGCTGGGACTCGGTGGTCCTCACTCTGGATCCATCAGGCCGAGAACCGAACTACGATCCGAGGTTGAACGGCGAAATCCCGGAAGGCGTGACCCTCGAACGCGCTCCGTTCGTGGACGTGGAGGTACAGATCGCGGATGCGGTCAAGCGCATGCTCGGGCGAGGGCCGGTACAGCAAGCGACCTCCAACCTGATGACCGGAGCGCCGCCGTCGGAGAGTGTGGCGGCCACGGTGGCTTCTCCTCCGAAGTCTCCGGGCGGTCTGATCCATCGCGCTCACGCGTTCACCCGAACCCTTCTCAAGAATTTCGTCTACATTCCGGACGACTATCGCCCCTGGGCGAATCAAGCCCTGGAACGGGCGCGAGCGATCTGCCGGCGACAGAAGATCGATGCGATCTATACGACGCTGCCACCTTTTTCCAGCATCTTCGTCGGACATCAGCTTCGATTCGAAACGGGAATCCCCTGGCTTGTCGACTATCGGGACCTTTGGTACGGCGATGTCCTCAGGGAATGGCTGCCTGCCTGGCGAACGAAGCTCGAATTCCGTATGGAAAGCAGGCTCCTGGAACGCGCCGACGTTGTCATCACCGTATCGGAGCCGAAGACGGCCTACATGCAGAAGCTGCATCCCCGCATCCGGGCGCGGTGGGAGACGCTGACGAACGGTTATGACGTCGAACTCTACGGCGGAAGGCAGCGGACCCGGCCCTTCGATGATGCGAAGATCGAGTTCGTCTATACCGGGCGGCTGTTCAAGAACCGCCGCGGCTATGCCTTCGCAGAGGCGCTCGGCCGGCTCAAGCGTACGGATCCCTCGCTGGCCGCCCGCGTCAAGGTGCGCATCCTGGGAGGCGTTGAGCCTTCCATCCGCGCCCGCTACGACGAGATCCTGGCCCGCGACGGTACTGCCGATCTCTACGAGTTCGCAGGTGACGTGGACTACGAGTCAGCCATGAGTGCACAGGTCAATTGCGACTTTCTGCTGCTCATCGTCGACACCGGAGAGACCTCGGACGGAGTGATACCGGGGAAGCTCTTCGAGTATGTGGCGGCGAGACGACCCATCTTCGCCCTGTGCGATCCAGGCGCGACGCAGCAGATCATCGAGCGCGCAGGTCTCGGGCACGCCGTTCATGCCGAGTCCGTCGACGAATGCGAAGTGCTCCTGCGGGACTGGCTCTCGAAGCCGGTGCCGCGAGTCGCAAAGGCAGACGATGACTACCTGGCCCAGTTCGACCGGAAGGTGATTACGGGGCGGTTTGCCCGGCTCCTCGACGAGACCGTGGCATCCGCAGGTCGTGGACAAGCACTATGA
- a CDS encoding class I SAM-dependent methyltransferase: protein MLSNRSRWAATRNSKRTQFNQEQLNEMSGAIYAVLVLSASTLVVVALMLRKVTRTGREVWALKQWTDECLNRHFHHAYRQVEGLHALYATLSPQVGLPALRGWAGSPDFLAELARQVLERKPDNVVECSSGTSTLVIAKCLRRIGRGHVYSLEHEAHYAEQTRRLLKEHGVEAFATVITAPLHETRAGSRAGFWYSGLDALPETLQMVVVDGPPGTTSKLARYPAGPLLIPRLDPGGLMLLDDADRNDEMEMVKLWQMEIPGLSVTRLDAEKGLVAIERRRE, encoded by the coding sequence GTGCTGAGCAATCGTTCGCGATGGGCCGCTACCCGGAACAGCAAACGCACGCAATTCAACCAGGAACAACTGAACGAGATGTCGGGTGCTATATATGCGGTGCTGGTGCTTTCGGCGAGTACGCTGGTTGTCGTGGCACTCATGCTCAGAAAGGTGACACGTACCGGAAGGGAAGTCTGGGCACTCAAACAGTGGACGGATGAGTGTCTGAATCGGCATTTTCACCATGCCTATCGTCAAGTGGAGGGTCTTCATGCGCTCTATGCCACACTGAGTCCGCAAGTGGGGCTGCCGGCCCTCAGAGGATGGGCAGGGTCGCCTGATTTCCTCGCGGAACTGGCTCGCCAGGTTCTTGAGCGAAAACCAGACAACGTCGTCGAATGCAGTTCGGGTACATCAACGCTGGTGATTGCCAAGTGCCTTCGGCGGATCGGTAGAGGTCATGTCTACAGCCTCGAGCATGAAGCGCACTATGCCGAGCAGACAAGGAGGCTCCTGAAGGAGCATGGTGTTGAGGCGTTCGCAACGGTCATTACGGCTCCGCTCCATGAGACGCGGGCGGGAAGTCGCGCAGGGTTCTGGTACTCGGGTCTGGATGCTCTTCCGGAGACCCTGCAAATGGTGGTGGTTGACGGTCCTCCGGGCACGACGTCCAAGCTGGCGCGATATCCGGCCGGTCCCCTGCTGATCCCTCGACTTGATCCAGGCGGCCTCATGCTCCTGGACGATGCCGACCGGAACGACGAGATGGAAATGGTGAAACTTTGGCAGATGGAGATTCCAGGTCTGTCCGTTACGCGTCTCGATGCCGAAAAGGGTCTGGTGGCGATAGAGCGCAGACGGGAATGA
- a CDS encoding methyltransferase domain-containing protein produces MSREEEFAICGKLVEKSRDHTYAEVLQYLELDLAGDRPDAAKRKSLQHRMALRERAPSRLRELLDRAGRADVPKGGRILDLGCGSGEATVALSGMGAGEVVGIDISMVELVLAKKLFEECGIEATLVAGCAEALPFEESVFDFVFSPDVIEHVTDQGSYLKEARRVLRAGGQVLLNSPNRYSVVCPEPHVGIWFLTYLPRSWLDPVCRMLGKGPYVGKRLLSLNELESIVRSTFSEHFIVGRVSNPHATSLAGKLFHAASPLSVNAFAQVCDQHVVLARK; encoded by the coding sequence ATGTCGCGGGAGGAGGAGTTCGCCATCTGCGGGAAACTCGTGGAAAAGTCCCGCGATCACACGTATGCCGAGGTGCTCCAGTATCTCGAACTGGATCTGGCAGGCGATCGTCCTGACGCCGCCAAGCGCAAGAGTCTGCAGCATCGCATGGCCCTCAGGGAACGTGCACCGAGCCGGCTGCGGGAGCTGCTTGACCGGGCCGGCAGAGCTGACGTCCCCAAAGGAGGACGAATTCTCGACCTGGGATGCGGCTCCGGTGAGGCGACTGTAGCGCTGAGCGGGATGGGGGCTGGTGAAGTCGTGGGTATCGACATCTCCATGGTCGAGCTTGTGCTGGCCAAGAAGCTTTTCGAGGAGTGCGGAATCGAGGCAACGCTGGTTGCCGGTTGCGCTGAAGCCCTTCCTTTCGAGGAATCCGTATTCGATTTCGTTTTCTCTCCTGACGTTATCGAGCATGTGACGGACCAAGGAAGCTACCTCAAGGAGGCGCGACGTGTGTTGCGCGCAGGTGGTCAGGTTCTGCTCAATTCCCCGAATCGCTACTCCGTGGTGTGCCCGGAGCCCCACGTAGGGATCTGGTTTCTGACGTACTTGCCGCGCAGTTGGCTCGATCCAGTTTGCAGAATGCTCGGGAAGGGCCCCTACGTCGGAAAAAGGCTGCTCTCGCTGAATGAATTGGAATCCATCGTACGATCCACATTTTCCGAGCACTTCATCGTGGGGCGTGTGTCCAATCCTCACGCAACCAGCTTGGCAGGCAAGCTGTTCCATGCTGCGAGCCCCCTCTCCGTGAACGCATTTGCGCAAGTGTGCGACCAACATGTGGTGCTCGCACGGAAGTGA
- a CDS encoding oligosaccharide flippase family protein, with product MSLRRAFGLAFVSNNGTTFIALVSSIFLARLLTPKELGVFSLGMALVGIPELLRDFGVGTYIVQEKDLTTERIRTAFGLVLLSSWIFAALFVALSWPAAAFFREPEVRDIMWLLALNMMIVPFGTVTFCYMRRQMMFGSRMMIEVGSAVVNSVVAVSFAFAGFGTSSLGWALIACTIFTVAVTTRYRPKEWSWLPSFSETRRVMSFGTRVTGASMSAYLNGASADLILGKVQGMESVALFGRAMGLRRVFEKIVMGAVTAVALPHLSRKHNEGVSLRGDFLAAGRMLSGLGWPFFTALAILAEPTIRVLYGPQWDLAVPLLQCLCLAAVIGLPFWVSAQFVLATGDAKTNLRNEIVALTVRVGVLLSAAFISLDAVAVGTIVTSAAGVAIWRTALRHHVRVGILEVYREMRTSLWPAAGAGIGALIGVVGMPLLGLGNDWVVLGVGGVASVALSMTLLMHAGHPLAAEIRRTVSSVKDRKRGSGGSEMR from the coding sequence ATGAGCCTGCGGCGCGCCTTCGGTCTCGCGTTCGTTTCGAACAATGGCACGACGTTCATCGCCCTCGTCAGTTCGATATTCCTGGCGCGCCTGCTGACTCCCAAGGAACTGGGCGTGTTCTCTCTCGGAATGGCCCTGGTAGGGATCCCCGAACTGCTTCGCGATTTCGGCGTGGGAACGTATATCGTCCAGGAAAAGGACTTGACGACGGAAAGGATAAGAACGGCCTTCGGTCTCGTGCTTCTCTCTTCATGGATCTTCGCGGCACTCTTCGTTGCTCTCAGTTGGCCTGCAGCCGCCTTCTTCCGCGAGCCGGAGGTGCGGGACATCATGTGGCTGCTGGCTCTCAACATGATGATCGTCCCTTTCGGTACGGTGACCTTCTGCTACATGCGTAGGCAGATGATGTTCGGGTCGAGGATGATGATCGAGGTTGGGAGCGCGGTGGTGAATTCTGTCGTCGCAGTGTCCTTCGCATTCGCGGGCTTTGGCACGTCGAGTCTCGGTTGGGCACTCATTGCCTGCACCATCTTTACGGTCGCCGTCACGACGAGATACCGCCCCAAGGAATGGTCATGGCTGCCGTCCTTCAGCGAAACAAGAAGAGTCATGTCCTTCGGTACGCGCGTCACCGGCGCCTCCATGAGTGCCTATCTGAATGGAGCTTCGGCAGACCTTATTCTGGGTAAGGTCCAGGGGATGGAATCCGTCGCACTGTTCGGCAGGGCCATGGGACTGCGGCGAGTCTTCGAGAAGATCGTCATGGGTGCCGTTACGGCAGTTGCCTTGCCGCACCTTTCGAGAAAGCACAATGAGGGTGTCTCGCTGCGGGGAGACTTTCTCGCGGCGGGCAGGATGCTGAGCGGCCTCGGATGGCCGTTCTTCACAGCTCTCGCCATATTGGCCGAACCGACCATCAGGGTTCTGTACGGTCCTCAGTGGGACTTGGCAGTGCCTTTGCTGCAGTGCCTTTGCCTGGCGGCAGTGATCGGGTTGCCGTTCTGGGTCAGTGCGCAGTTCGTCCTGGCGACCGGTGACGCCAAGACCAATCTACGCAATGAAATCGTGGCGCTCACCGTACGTGTGGGGGTACTGCTCTCGGCAGCGTTCATCAGCCTCGACGCCGTTGCCGTCGGAACCATCGTGACCTCGGCTGCAGGAGTGGCCATCTGGCGAACCGCATTGCGACACCACGTGAGGGTGGGCATTCTCGAGGTGTATCGGGAGATGCGTACCAGTCTGTGGCCGGCGGCCGGAGCGGGAATCGGAGCCCTGATCGGAGTTGTGGGCATGCCGTTGCTGGGTCTCGGCAACGACTGGGTGGTGCTGGGCGTGGGAGGGGTCGCATCAGTCGCTCTCTCCATGACACTGCTGATGCATGCCGGCCACCCTTTGGCCGCGGAGATTCGACGTACTGTTTCCTCGGTCAAGGACAGGAAGCGGGGATCCGGAGGATCCGAAATGAGGTAA
- a CDS encoding glycosyltransferase has protein sequence MPGTTRTVLIVSYYAPPYRSIHGTQRISKFAKYLSAQGWKVVFLTTEPRNADEVDASGEALSDAVEVCRMPAMRYHPLVRKGLIPPDHFLLWVPEASRKIREICSSRNVSVILATVPPYTNAVAAAVASRETGVPLVVDFRDPWTKIDVEWVLRNPISRKLNQWLEQAVLRTSARIVMVDPPEYVRDYFVDHDEQVGRKIVSIANGYDEEDFVGLESGSPPDQDRFCISYVGGLYGQENANNLVGIFEAWARRSPKTLPHVLFEYAGGNGELLARLSGLPIHFRDLGYVSHRDSIRIRMRSHLQLFAQPMSFKKHVMSGKIYEILRVGVPVLALTHLDGGVSSLLGRASAGVVVDPRDAEGAATELQRAFDCWKAGTRNTSLTPNEFVGGYSRARLSDRLSDVLLDVIDGRDSLSSRACTERRS, from the coding sequence ATGCCGGGCACAACGCGCACGGTTCTGATCGTGAGCTACTACGCTCCCCCCTACAGGAGCATTCACGGCACGCAGAGGATCTCGAAGTTCGCCAAGTATCTGTCGGCGCAGGGGTGGAAGGTCGTCTTTCTCACCACGGAACCCAGAAATGCCGACGAAGTGGATGCCAGCGGTGAGGCGCTATCCGATGCGGTCGAAGTGTGCAGGATGCCCGCGATGCGCTATCACCCCCTTGTGCGCAAGGGACTGATACCTCCCGATCACTTTCTCCTTTGGGTGCCGGAAGCCAGCCGAAAGATTCGAGAAATCTGCAGCTCTCGCAACGTCTCGGTCATTCTGGCGACCGTCCCTCCCTATACGAATGCAGTCGCGGCCGCTGTTGCCTCCAGGGAGACGGGCGTCCCGCTGGTAGTGGACTTTCGCGACCCATGGACAAAGATCGACGTGGAGTGGGTACTTCGGAATCCGATCTCCAGAAAGCTCAATCAGTGGCTGGAGCAAGCGGTTCTGAGGACGAGTGCAAGGATCGTGATGGTCGACCCTCCCGAATATGTGCGCGACTACTTCGTCGATCACGATGAGCAAGTGGGTCGAAAGATCGTCAGCATTGCCAATGGATACGACGAGGAAGACTTCGTCGGGCTGGAATCCGGATCTCCACCTGACCAGGATCGTTTCTGCATCAGCTACGTCGGCGGCCTATACGGCCAGGAGAACGCGAACAATCTGGTCGGCATCTTCGAAGCCTGGGCACGGCGCAGTCCGAAGACGTTGCCGCACGTCCTTTTCGAATACGCGGGAGGAAATGGCGAGTTGCTCGCTCGACTCTCCGGATTGCCGATTCATTTTCGCGATCTTGGCTACGTCTCCCATCGCGATTCGATTCGAATCCGAATGCGGTCTCATCTTCAATTGTTCGCTCAGCCGATGAGTTTCAAGAAGCACGTCATGAGCGGCAAGATCTACGAGATTCTGCGGGTAGGGGTACCGGTACTGGCGCTCACACATCTGGATGGTGGCGTTTCCTCTCTTCTAGGCCGCGCCTCCGCGGGGGTCGTCGTGGATCCACGAGACGCGGAAGGGGCAGCAACTGAACTGCAGCGCGCCTTCGACTGTTGGAAGGCCGGAACACGGAACACATCATTGACACCGAACGAGTTCGTTGGGGGGTATTCGCGCGCTCGTCTGTCCGATCGGTTGTCGGACGTGCTTCTCGACGTCATCGATGGACGTGATTCCCTCTCCAGCCGGGCTTGCACCGAGAGGCGATCGTGA
- a CDS encoding glycosyltransferase family 2 protein, which yields MRQNQSGFRRIAPGCGDFIGPLGTPAMEAGSGPNFSLAQGLTFAADVAPFMLPGSDRNRLQLMSASSSHARVGVVIPFFQRQPGLLRRALDSVNRQSILANEGFRILVCVVDDESPVSARDELIAFEAPANVELIVHRQSNQGAGGARNTCLELLEGRVDILAFLDSDDTWSPDHLLRAVTAIDAGIDFYFCNALREGSTQPENRALPSWFESNLQPLDGMTDVFAYRGPWDLPVVHGMIPTTSTIVHRQRGDRIRFPRRYFRFGEDQYYCLSHLRSGSQLGYSSRTEILCGRGVNIFAGNAPLSEGQRLCWLDEISYRQHALQTLPLSDGARRHLEQKLVDAQKAVVKQGIWLAASGKPGWLMKSLLHAPGLLFRTPSAASEVLKERASANHPSQPT from the coding sequence TTGCGCCAGAACCAGTCCGGATTTCGCAGGATCGCCCCCGGCTGTGGCGACTTCATCGGCCCACTGGGCACCCCGGCGATGGAAGCAGGATCCGGGCCGAACTTTTCGTTGGCGCAAGGCCTGACATTCGCGGCAGACGTGGCACCATTCATGCTGCCTGGCAGTGATCGAAACAGACTTCAACTTATGAGCGCTTCATCTTCACACGCACGCGTCGGCGTTGTCATTCCGTTCTTCCAGCGTCAACCTGGACTGCTGCGCCGCGCTCTGGATTCAGTGAATCGCCAGTCCATCCTCGCCAACGAGGGTTTCCGTATTCTCGTCTGCGTGGTGGATGACGAATCACCCGTGAGCGCCAGGGACGAGCTGATCGCATTCGAGGCTCCAGCCAACGTCGAGTTGATCGTCCATAGACAGAGCAATCAAGGAGCTGGTGGTGCGCGGAACACCTGCCTCGAACTGCTCGAGGGGCGCGTGGACATCCTGGCGTTCCTCGATTCCGACGACACCTGGTCGCCTGATCACCTGCTTCGTGCGGTGACCGCCATAGACGCGGGAATCGATTTCTACTTTTGCAATGCGTTGCGCGAGGGCAGTACTCAGCCCGAGAACCGGGCGCTCCCGTCCTGGTTCGAATCGAATCTCCAGCCCTTGGATGGGATGACGGACGTGTTCGCATATCGGGGACCATGGGACTTGCCCGTCGTTCACGGAATGATTCCGACAACATCCACCATCGTTCACAGACAAAGAGGGGACCGCATACGTTTCCCTCGCCGCTACTTTCGGTTCGGGGAAGACCAGTATTACTGTCTGAGCCATCTGCGCTCGGGATCCCAGCTGGGATACTCGTCACGAACCGAGATCCTCTGTGGCCGAGGCGTCAATATCTTTGCCGGCAATGCACCTCTGTCGGAGGGACAACGCCTGTGCTGGCTCGATGAGATTTCGTATCGCCAGCATGCACTCCAGACCCTTCCGCTTTCAGACGGGGCGAGACGGCATCTGGAACAAAAGCTCGTGGACGCGCAAAAAGCTGTCGTCAAGCAGGGAATCTGGTTGGCCGCGTCTGGAAAACCGGGATGGCTGATGAAATCGCTGCTCCATGCGCCAGGCTTGCTGTTCCGAACACCTTCCGCAGCTTCCGAGGTGTTGAAAGAACGCGCTTCGGCCAATCATCCCAGCCAGCCGACCTGA
- a CDS encoding tetratricopeptide repeat protein — protein sequence MSGKLCVAVAIVLVTFQQAAADEYECGTLDNGLIGPWDYHDPRNHIPNGEAPKGRAKLVENAHFTPIIEALKPRDKYLLAQDIVYTLRAFPNHPRALLSLAKLEEHFHGKLPGHSASPRITTDCFFERAFTFRPEDGRVWAIYALVLHRKKRYEEALTAYENAESYGQKSAQMDYNIGLLLIDMGKLDDALERARRAYAGGFALPGLKRRLEAAGRTL from the coding sequence ATGAGCGGCAAACTGTGTGTCGCTGTCGCCATCGTGCTGGTAACGTTCCAGCAAGCAGCAGCAGACGAGTACGAATGCGGGACACTCGACAATGGCCTGATCGGCCCCTGGGACTACCACGACCCGCGGAACCACATCCCGAACGGGGAGGCTCCCAAGGGACGGGCGAAGCTTGTGGAAAACGCCCACTTCACGCCAATCATCGAGGCATTGAAACCTCGGGACAAATACCTTCTTGCCCAAGACATTGTCTATACGCTTCGGGCGTTCCCCAATCATCCCCGCGCACTCCTCTCCCTGGCCAAGCTCGAGGAGCACTTTCATGGGAAGCTGCCCGGCCATTCCGCTTCACCCAGAATAACGACCGACTGCTTCTTCGAAAGAGCATTCACGTTCAGGCCGGAAGATGGTCGAGTCTGGGCGATATATGCGCTGGTCCTTCATCGAAAGAAACGATACGAAGAGGCTCTCACGGCTTACGAGAACGCTGAGTCCTACGGTCAGAAGTCTGCACAGATGGACTACAACATAGGACTGCTGCTCATCGACATGGGCAAGCTCGACGACGCACTGGAACGCGCCAGAAGGGCCTACGCAGGTGGATTCGCATTGCCGGGCCTCAAGCGCCGTCTGGAAGCAGCGGGTCGGACATTGTGA